A window of the Desulforapulum autotrophicum HRM2 genome harbors these coding sequences:
- a CDS encoding DUF2065 domain-containing protein produces MDFFLCVIGMVMIVEGLPYFAFPQRMKEMVQVLLGLPEGVLRRFGFMLMCIGLVVVYLGRSLV; encoded by the coding sequence ATGGATTTTTTTTTGTGTGTGATCGGTATGGTAATGATAGTGGAGGGGCTTCCCTATTTTGCCTTTCCCCAGCGGATGAAGGAGATGGTTCAGGTGCTCCTGGGACTTCCTGAAGGCGTGTTAAGGCGGTTCGGGTTCATGCTCATGTGCATTGGGCTTGTGGTTGTTTACCTTGGAAGGAGTCTTGTCTGA